A stretch of the Sulfurimonas sp. HSL-1656 genome encodes the following:
- a CDS encoding MerR family transcriptional regulator has product MEYKISEVVAKTGVPKSTILYYIKEGLLPEARKLKPNVHRYNDEHVERLRYIRYMKEEVGSSIEQIKAALGNPNRSLSSSLSMIEPLMNTLSRVPAEAEHYTQSEFAEAFGLDAGVVARLIETGILLPTGEADFTHKDAAIVNLAAAFESVGVAPDILKAYAEHARGLAKLERQMQQSLCAARTDDNFSTLWKILFETLFTAKPYLFDRNTYKVFVSALKEELNADEMRS; this is encoded by the coding sequence GTGGAGTATAAGATCTCGGAAGTCGTCGCCAAGACCGGAGTGCCAAAATCGACCATCCTCTACTACATCAAAGAGGGGCTGCTGCCCGAGGCGCGGAAGCTCAAACCCAACGTCCACCGCTACAACGACGAACATGTGGAACGGCTGCGCTACATCCGGTATATGAAAGAGGAGGTGGGGAGCAGTATCGAGCAGATCAAAGCGGCACTGGGGAACCCGAACCGTTCGCTTTCAAGCTCGCTTTCGATGATCGAACCGCTGATGAATACCCTCAGCCGCGTCCCCGCCGAGGCGGAGCACTATACGCAATCGGAATTTGCGGAGGCGTTCGGGCTGGACGCCGGCGTCGTCGCGCGGCTGATAGAGACGGGGATCCTCCTGCCGACGGGAGAGGCGGACTTTACCCATAAAGACGCGGCCATCGTCAACCTGGCCGCCGCGTTCGAGAGCGTCGGGGTCGCCCCCGATATCCTCAAAGCCTACGCCGAACACGCCAGGGGGCTCGCCAAATTGGAGCGTCAAATGCAGCAGAGCCTCTGTGCCGCCCGCACCGACGACAACTTCTCAACGCTGTGGAAGATCCTCTTCGAGACCCTCTTTACCGCCAAGCCCTACCTCTTCGACCGGAATACCTACAAGGTCTTCGTCTCCGCCCTCAAAGAGGAGCTGAACGCGGACGAGATGCGCTCATAG
- a CDS encoding heme-binding domain-containing protein, with protein sequence MKTELLIGALAFATAIQVIPFGHNHVNPPVIAEPTWDSPQTQVLFKRACADCHSNETVWPWYSHVAPVSWLVVHDVEEGREHFNVSAWGAQKKNEGDDAAEEVEEDEMPPLVYLPTHPEARLSPEEKTRLIAGLKATFGSEKHRH encoded by the coding sequence ATGAAAACGGAACTGCTCATCGGTGCCCTGGCGTTTGCCACGGCCATCCAGGTCATCCCCTTCGGCCACAACCACGTTAATCCTCCGGTCATCGCCGAACCGACGTGGGACAGCCCACAGACGCAGGTACTCTTCAAACGCGCCTGTGCCGACTGCCACTCCAACGAAACGGTGTGGCCGTGGTACAGCCATGTTGCCCCGGTCTCCTGGCTCGTCGTCCACGACGTCGAGGAGGGGCGCGAACATTTCAACGTCTCCGCCTGGGGCGCACAGAAGAAGAATGAGGGCGACGACGCGGCCGAAGAGGTCGAAGAGGACGAGATGCCGCCGCTCGTCTACCTGCCGACCCACCCGGAAGCGCGGCTCTCTCCGGAGGAGAAAACACGGCTGATCGCCGGTCTGAAGGCGACGTTCGGCAGCGAAAAACACCGACACTGA
- a CDS encoding DUF4405 domain-containing protein — protein MEEKFSLKKTVSLTLGLSFLVMSYTGIMLFMTPKGKIAFWTDWTLLGLTKTQYTDLHITSMFLFLAAGIWHIYYNWKPLVSYLKNHLHRLTPLKKEFLAALVLNLFFVGATMLHLPPMQSIVNLNTAIKDYWERQVGAPPFGHAEEATVASLAPQGGIDTPTAMMRLRDAGFHVKNGQQTLEQIAIENGVSAQKVYDAMLPQTRAQQSATPLSGMGRRSIASLADAGHIDLAKALAYLEAEGVDATPQSTMRDAAGQLGTTPYELFETLKDLP, from the coding sequence ATGGAAGAAAAGTTCTCGCTCAAAAAAACGGTCTCGCTGACCCTTGGACTGTCGTTCCTGGTGATGAGCTACACGGGGATCATGCTCTTCATGACCCCCAAAGGCAAGATCGCCTTCTGGACCGACTGGACCCTGCTGGGGCTCACCAAGACCCAGTACACCGACCTGCACATCACCTCGATGTTCCTCTTTCTCGCGGCAGGCATCTGGCACATCTACTACAACTGGAAACCGCTGGTGAGCTACCTCAAGAACCATCTGCACCGGCTCACACCGCTGAAAAAAGAGTTTCTCGCCGCGCTGGTACTCAACCTCTTTTTCGTCGGTGCCACCATGCTGCACCTGCCGCCGATGCAGAGCATCGTGAACCTCAATACGGCGATCAAGGACTACTGGGAGCGGCAGGTGGGCGCCCCGCCGTTCGGCCATGCCGAAGAGGCCACCGTCGCCTCCCTCGCACCGCAGGGCGGCATCGACACGCCGACGGCAATGATGCGGCTGCGCGACGCCGGTTTCCATGTGAAAAACGGCCAACAGACCTTGGAGCAGATCGCCATTGAGAACGGCGTCTCCGCGCAGAAGGTCTATGACGCCATGCTCCCGCAGACCCGGGCGCAGCAGAGCGCAACACCGCTCAGCGGCATGGGACGCCGGAGCATCGCCTCCCTTGCCGACGCAGGGCATATCGACCTTGCAAAGGCGCTTGCCTATCTCGAAGCCGAAGGCGTCGACGCCACGCCGCAGAGCACCATGCGCGATGCCGCAGGCCAGCTCGGCACCACCCCCTACGAACTCTTCGAAACCCTCAAAGACCTGCCATAA
- a CDS encoding YeeE/YedE thiosulfate transporter family protein, translated as MPRKIPWWAGGILMSLLFFFTFSEWGAGRPIGASTGMAYLSEVLFGLDADSHEYTALIETSGAWEGVMLIGVFFGGLFMSLFVTKTFHISFIPTLWKARKNSSVPSRMVWSFIAGFLLVFGARLAGGCNAGHILSGGSQTAVSGMIFTVVALGTGMITGRFFYKRKGSCS; from the coding sequence ATGCCTCGTAAAATACCATGGTGGGCCGGCGGTATCCTGATGAGCCTGCTCTTCTTTTTCACCTTTTCCGAATGGGGAGCGGGGCGGCCGATCGGTGCCTCGACGGGCATGGCCTACCTCTCCGAAGTGCTGTTCGGCCTTGATGCCGACAGCCATGAATATACGGCCCTGATCGAAACGTCGGGCGCTTGGGAGGGGGTGATGCTGATCGGCGTCTTTTTCGGCGGCCTCTTCATGTCGCTCTTCGTAACGAAGACCTTTCACATCAGCTTTATCCCGACACTCTGGAAAGCGCGTAAGAACAGCTCGGTCCCTTCACGGATGGTCTGGAGCTTCATCGCCGGTTTCCTCCTCGTTTTCGGGGCGCGGCTCGCCGGCGGCTGCAACGCGGGGCATATCCTCTCGGGGGGAAGCCAAACCGCCGTCAGCGGGATGATCTTTACCGTCGTTGCCCTGGGTACCGGCATGATCACCGGCCGCTTCTTCTATAAACGCAAAGGGAGCTGTTCATGA
- a CDS encoding MarR family transcriptional regulator, with amino-acid sequence MKRTKPYGPREDAVLRTHIELSRAFNKLRAKETATIAEHGITMAQFAILEALYHLGTLRVGQITELVLSTPGNITVVIKNLESKGWIRVYPCKTDRRIRMVEITEAGSGLIASLFPDHVRNLTAWYGSALETEELSTLSRLLRKLEKAQ; translated from the coding sequence ATGAAACGCACGAAACCGTACGGACCGCGCGAAGACGCCGTACTGCGGACGCATATCGAACTGTCGCGCGCCTTCAACAAACTCCGTGCCAAGGAGACGGCAACCATCGCCGAGCACGGCATCACGATGGCACAGTTCGCCATCCTCGAAGCCCTCTACCACCTCGGGACGCTGCGGGTCGGCCAGATCACCGAACTGGTCCTCAGTACGCCGGGCAACATCACCGTCGTCATCAAAAACCTTGAAAGCAAGGGGTGGATCCGCGTCTACCCCTGTAAAACGGACCGGCGCATCCGCATGGTGGAGATCACCGAAGCGGGGAGCGGCCTGATCGCCTCTCTCTTCCCGGACCATGTCCGCAATCTGACGGCGTGGTATGGTTCTGCGCTGGAGACCGAGGAGCTCAGCACCCTGTCGCGCCTGCTGCGCAAACTGGAAAAGGCACAGTAG
- a CDS encoding YeeE/YedE thiosulfate transporter family protein: MTEGIVHMFDVVAAQGHGSVWTVLFIGFCFGAIILYSRLDKFEKMAGFMIFEDTLAPRMAMMTVALSGVGFYALVQGGFAEYQVKPTLLGGLLVGAVLFGMGLVILGKCPSAFFVSVSEGRVDALVGVIGGMVGGAVFTLTFPWINQLMGPDLGAIRLSDVLGGYELTIVLVLSLTLFVVALLIPTVDYHDPADENPKR; this comes from the coding sequence ATGACGGAAGGTATCGTGCATATGTTCGACGTCGTTGCGGCGCAGGGGCACGGTTCCGTCTGGACGGTGCTCTTCATCGGCTTCTGTTTCGGGGCGATCATCCTCTACAGCCGGCTCGACAAATTCGAGAAGATGGCGGGTTTCATGATCTTCGAGGATACCCTGGCGCCGCGCATGGCGATGATGACGGTTGCGCTGTCCGGGGTCGGTTTTTATGCGCTCGTTCAGGGCGGCTTTGCAGAGTACCAGGTGAAACCGACCCTGCTGGGCGGGCTGCTGGTCGGCGCGGTGCTGTTCGGCATGGGGCTGGTGATCCTCGGCAAATGCCCCTCGGCCTTCTTCGTCTCCGTTTCCGAAGGGCGCGTCGATGCGCTGGTGGGGGTGATCGGCGGGATGGTCGGCGGCGCGGTATTCACCCTCACCTTCCCCTGGATCAATCAGCTCATGGGGCCGGACCTGGGAGCGATCCGGCTCAGCGACGTGCTGGGCGGTTATGAACTGACCATTGTGCTGGTGCTGAGCCTGACGCTCTTCGTCGTCGCCCTGCTGATCCCGACCGTCGACTACCACGACCCGGCCGATGAGAACCCAAAGCGTTAA
- a CDS encoding DsrE family protein, giving the protein MKRFPALIALLGVMASAQEYKAVFDCSSSNPRYILSRFNLIEKTMQMIEAQGDTVRFAVTMHGGCAKVASESADYLVPEEEVLYVKKAQESLERLSKAKTVELVVCAIALEGNGIDREDVLPYLRISENSYLDTIAYQNRGYALMPLK; this is encoded by the coding sequence GTGAAACGGTTTCCGGCCCTCATTGCCCTGCTGGGGGTGATGGCATCGGCCCAGGAGTACAAGGCCGTTTTCGACTGCAGCTCTTCCAACCCGCGCTATATCCTTTCGCGTTTCAACCTTATTGAGAAGACCATGCAGATGATCGAGGCCCAGGGCGATACGGTCCGTTTCGCCGTGACGATGCACGGCGGCTGCGCCAAGGTGGCCTCGGAGAGCGCCGATTACCTCGTTCCCGAGGAGGAAGTGCTCTATGTCAAGAAGGCGCAGGAGAGTCTGGAGCGTCTCTCCAAAGCCAAGACGGTGGAGCTGGTTGTCTGCGCCATCGCGCTGGAGGGCAACGGGATCGACCGCGAAGACGTGCTGCCCTACCTGCGCATCTCGGAAAACAGTTATCTCGACACCATTGCGTACCAGAACAGGGGCTACGCCCTGATGCCGCTCAAGTAG
- a CDS encoding 4Fe-4S binding protein, translated as MVDQITRSRNDLLGWPLVAALFKNKRVLFIVRTVAALLFISAIWFGLRYPALAENPYTSAVFWSLFWPFFMIVSIVLVGPGFCGVCPHGVLGRFLSKFGTKKEVPEWMKHRGIGLGILIAAYWVPAYLFPGLLKTPWVAALLFAGLTLLALAVFSRYKNMAYCTYLCPIGSVTKSYGKLGMVRLQTYRDACDSCTTFDCAKACETGLQPYLFDKKNSMRDCTLCMDCAQSCEAVSLQLVKPSKGMFGEVNDRHNIHTYVYILLLAIITITMHFHHGLGHSPVKTQTPWYAAGQWLASFLPAGVDWVGFAALSMALAATGVLVFGGFAVAAALVKKPFKSFLHRNSYALAPMMIIGSLSHVGSFFFIHYASDLANAWFWLIGSAETMRPLASMRDGWVHLFSLFGYVGAIWSAVILYSRLGMYEVSAAKRLAAFVVSGAMIWFYIGLLLLSMAVRSH; from the coding sequence ATGGTCGATCAAATTACGCGGAGCAGGAACGACCTGCTGGGCTGGCCGCTGGTCGCGGCACTGTTTAAAAACAAACGTGTCCTTTTCATCGTACGGACGGTCGCGGCACTGCTTTTCATCTCCGCGATCTGGTTCGGCCTGCGCTATCCGGCACTGGCGGAGAACCCCTATACGTCTGCCGTTTTCTGGTCGCTCTTCTGGCCCTTTTTCATGATCGTCAGCATCGTGCTGGTCGGTCCGGGCTTCTGCGGGGTCTGCCCCCACGGCGTGCTCGGCCGCTTCCTCTCGAAGTTCGGCACGAAAAAAGAGGTACCCGAGTGGATGAAGCACCGCGGTATCGGTCTGGGGATCCTGATCGCAGCCTACTGGGTACCGGCCTACCTTTTCCCGGGCCTGCTCAAGACTCCCTGGGTCGCCGCACTGCTTTTTGCCGGGCTGACGCTGCTGGCGCTCGCCGTCTTCTCCCGCTACAAGAATATGGCCTACTGCACCTACCTCTGCCCGATCGGCAGCGTCACCAAAAGCTACGGCAAACTGGGGATGGTGCGCTTGCAGACCTACCGCGACGCCTGCGATTCGTGTACGACGTTTGACTGTGCGAAGGCCTGCGAGACGGGGCTGCAGCCCTACCTCTTCGATAAGAAGAACTCCATGCGCGACTGTACGCTCTGCATGGACTGCGCCCAATCCTGCGAGGCGGTGTCGCTGCAGCTGGTGAAACCCTCCAAGGGGATGTTCGGCGAGGTCAACGACCGCCACAATATCCACACCTATGTTTATATCCTGCTGCTGGCGATCATTACGATCACGATGCATTTCCACCACGGTCTGGGGCACTCGCCGGTGAAGACACAGACGCCGTGGTATGCGGCGGGGCAGTGGCTTGCATCGTTCCTGCCTGCCGGCGTGGACTGGGTCGGGTTCGCGGCGCTCAGTATGGCGCTGGCCGCCACCGGCGTGCTCGTCTTCGGCGGTTTTGCCGTTGCCGCTGCGCTGGTGAAGAAGCCCTTTAAGAGCTTCCTGCACCGCAACAGCTACGCCCTGGCCCCGATGATGATCATAGGCTCACTTTCGCACGTGGGGTCGTTCTTCTTCATCCACTACGCCTCCGATCTCGCCAACGCCTGGTTCTGGCTGATCGGCAGTGCGGAAACGATGCGGCCGCTGGCCTCCATGCGCGACGGCTGGGTCCACCTCTTTTCGCTCTTCGGCTACGTCGGGGCCATCTGGAGCGCCGTCATTCTCTACAGCCGCCTGGGCATGTACGAGGTCTCTGCGGCCAAACGCCTGGCGGCTTTTGTGGTGTCGGGGGCGATGATCTGGTTCTATATCGGGTTGCTGCTGCTGTCGATGGCCGTCCGGTCACACTGA
- a CDS encoding TonB-dependent receptor, which yields MKKGILLSIPAALTMLMGAEEYSLDAVSVTATKFERETKEVPQSVSVVDNEEIEDRNVLNVKDAIETIPGVITMSKNNGYDSRLIIRGAGLKARYGIREIMVMRDGVPMTDPDSFTRMDFIDVDDMESVEVFKGPGSIAAANASGGVVFIKSKSVFDTDNNRVKIGYGTFDTLNANIKGSFAIDESNYVGVSVSRRQSNNSWREWNEFDTTQASLKYGHLFEDDASLQMEFAYTEANLQLPQSLSADEFAAYKETGETTNTNGAWQQSGRYSDTYFFNVQYEKSFGDLTFKPQAYFTKWGHYHPVTGMINDAPDNYVVGTDLAFDAKHTLFDRDASLVFGLTARSDIRDNSKKYTYRDYIDVPGPSTRIIKVTSDEKGDLAGVEDGTSTLYGFYVQESFSPAEKLLVDVGLRYDHLSFDIDGTEYLAYDYADGNYTTGEGDYSVAESYDLFSPKIGATYALTETLNLYGLVASANQAPTDSEVRANLSYGSSPSLKSSTSINYEVGLKQRSRDWSMDLSLYYNDVRDEIVAVKGADNTTYYTNAGKTKRLGAELSLNYLVTETTDLGATGSWYDYSYDDYVDSGVDYSGNKQRYIPDYQYSLFAAYHDGSLSARIEGISYGPFYMDDLNTEKYDGFTLVTNLSLAYTTGHHRYQFNVNNLFDQRYATEVDKTTGYGAPKYYYTPGMPQFAMLTYTYSF from the coding sequence ATGAAAAAAGGGATTTTGCTAAGCATCCCGGCGGCACTCACGATGCTGATGGGGGCGGAAGAGTACTCCCTGGATGCCGTGAGCGTGACCGCAACAAAATTTGAACGTGAGACCAAAGAGGTACCGCAGAGCGTCTCGGTCGTCGACAACGAGGAGATCGAAGACCGCAACGTGCTCAACGTCAAAGATGCCATCGAAACGATCCCGGGGGTGATCACGATGAGCAAGAACAACGGCTACGACAGCCGGCTCATCATCCGCGGCGCAGGGCTCAAAGCGCGTTACGGCATCCGGGAGATCATGGTCATGCGCGACGGGGTCCCGATGACGGACCCTGACAGCTTTACGCGGATGGACTTCATCGACGTGGACGACATGGAGAGCGTCGAGGTCTTCAAAGGGCCGGGTTCCATCGCGGCAGCCAATGCCAGCGGGGGCGTCGTCTTTATCAAATCCAAATCCGTTTTCGACACCGACAACAACCGTGTCAAGATCGGGTACGGCACCTTTGACACCCTCAATGCCAACATCAAAGGCTCCTTCGCGATCGATGAGAGCAACTATGTCGGCGTCAGCGTCTCCCGCCGCCAGTCCAACAACAGCTGGCGGGAGTGGAACGAATTCGATACGACCCAGGCAAGCCTGAAATACGGTCACCTTTTCGAGGATGATGCATCGCTGCAGATGGAGTTCGCCTATACCGAAGCGAACCTGCAGCTGCCCCAGTCGCTCAGCGCCGACGAGTTCGCCGCCTATAAAGAGACGGGAGAGACGACGAATACCAACGGTGCGTGGCAGCAGAGCGGCCGTTACTCCGACACCTACTTCTTCAACGTGCAGTACGAGAAGAGCTTCGGTGACCTGACTTTCAAACCGCAGGCCTACTTCACGAAGTGGGGCCACTACCACCCGGTCACGGGGATGATCAACGACGCGCCGGACAACTACGTCGTCGGGACGGACCTCGCCTTTGACGCGAAACACACGCTCTTTGACCGCGACGCCTCCCTGGTCTTCGGCCTGACGGCGCGCAGCGATATCCGCGATAACAGCAAGAAGTACACCTACCGCGACTATATCGACGTTCCGGGACCGAGCACGCGCATTATTAAGGTGACCTCGGATGAGAAGGGGGACCTGGCCGGGGTCGAGGACGGTACGAGTACGCTCTACGGTTTCTACGTCCAGGAGTCGTTCTCGCCTGCGGAAAAACTGCTCGTCGACGTGGGGCTGCGCTATGACCACCTCTCGTTTGACATCGACGGCACGGAGTACCTGGCCTACGACTATGCCGACGGCAACTATACGACAGGCGAGGGCGATTACAGCGTCGCCGAGTCCTACGACCTCTTCTCGCCGAAAATCGGTGCGACCTACGCACTGACGGAGACGTTGAACCTCTACGGCCTCGTGGCTTCGGCAAACCAGGCCCCGACGGACAGCGAAGTGCGTGCCAACCTCTCCTACGGCAGCTCGCCGTCGCTCAAATCCTCTACTTCGATCAACTACGAGGTCGGCCTCAAACAGCGCAGCCGCGACTGGAGCATGGACCTCTCGCTCTATTACAACGACGTGCGTGACGAGATCGTCGCGGTCAAAGGGGCGGATAATACGACCTACTACACCAATGCCGGGAAGACGAAGCGTCTGGGGGCGGAGCTGAGCCTCAACTACCTTGTCACCGAAACGACCGATCTCGGTGCGACCGGTTCCTGGTACGATTACAGCTACGACGACTACGTCGACAGCGGGGTGGACTATTCGGGCAACAAGCAGCGCTACATCCCGGACTACCAGTACTCGCTCTTTGCCGCTTACCATGACGGCAGCCTCTCCGCGCGCATCGAGGGGATCAGCTACGGTCCGTTCTACATGGACGACCTCAATACGGAGAAGTATGACGGTTTCACGCTGGTGACGAACCTGAGCCTGGCCTACACGACCGGACATCACCGCTACCAGTTCAACGTCAACAACCTCTTCGATCAGCGCTACGCGACGGAAGTGGACAAAACGACCGGCTACGGTGCGCCGAAGTACTACTATACGCCGGGCATGCCGCAGTTTGCGATGCTGACTTACACCTATTCGTTCTAA
- a CDS encoding pirin family protein, with protein sequence MSRMFVHRASDRGVAEHGWLHSRFSFSFAEYYNPARMGFGALRVINDDVIEAGQGFGTHPHRNMEIVSIVTKGALKHRDSAGNAGVIRAGEIQYMSAGAGIAHSEFASETEKTALFQIWIYPSEEGGKPRYEQRDFNAFYHPNRWTLLVSGDGRENSIRIKQDAAIHVSDIEEGHTLAMPTVAPGHARLLFVIEGEVAVEDLRLGARDELQIMDDNVHDLTAVREAKVLLFDVPL encoded by the coding sequence ATGTCAAGAATGTTTGTCCACCGCGCCTCTGACAGGGGCGTTGCCGAACACGGATGGCTGCACAGCCGCTTCAGCTTCTCGTTTGCAGAGTACTACAACCCCGCACGGATGGGCTTCGGGGCCCTGCGGGTGATCAACGACGACGTCATCGAAGCCGGGCAGGGATTCGGCACCCACCCCCACCGCAACATGGAGATCGTCTCCATCGTCACGAAGGGTGCCCTGAAGCACCGCGACTCCGCGGGGAACGCGGGCGTCATCCGCGCCGGGGAGATCCAGTACATGAGTGCTGGTGCAGGCATCGCCCACTCCGAGTTCGCCTCCGAAACGGAGAAGACCGCCCTCTTCCAGATCTGGATATACCCCAGTGAAGAGGGGGGGAAACCCCGGTACGAACAGCGCGATTTCAACGCCTTTTATCACCCCAACCGCTGGACCCTGCTCGTCAGCGGAGACGGCCGGGAGAATTCGATCCGCATCAAACAGGATGCCGCCATCCATGTCAGCGACATCGAGGAGGGCCACACCCTGGCAATGCCGACAGTCGCACCGGGTCACGCCCGGCTGCTCTTTGTCATCGAGGGGGAGGTCGCGGTCGAGGATCTGCGCCTCGGTGCCCGGGACGAACTGCAGATCATGGATGACAATGTCCATGATCTCACCGCCGTACGCGAGGCGAAGGTGCTCCTTTTCGACGTGCCGCTGTGA
- a CDS encoding carboxymuconolactone decarboxylase family protein — protein MAYIALPEFEDMSPAIQEKARPILEKTGNLGEIFKLLALDEKVYFATDMMVQKFLLEPTELSYDIKEAIALLISKENSCKMCVDVHKNIAKMLGLSEERITQILEGIDSITTDEKEKALLRFCVRASKKDNYKMQQEDIDALKAVGYSDVQIIEAVAITGYFNYINTLSNVFGLGQ, from the coding sequence ATGGCATACATAGCACTACCCGAATTCGAGGATATGTCCCCGGCAATCCAGGAGAAGGCGCGCCCCATCCTGGAGAAGACAGGAAACCTCGGCGAGATTTTCAAACTGCTGGCACTGGACGAAAAGGTCTATTTCGCGACCGATATGATGGTCCAGAAGTTCCTGTTGGAGCCGACGGAGCTCTCCTATGACATCAAAGAGGCGATCGCCCTGCTGATCTCCAAGGAGAACAGCTGCAAGATGTGCGTCGACGTGCACAAGAACATCGCGAAAATGCTGGGACTGAGCGAGGAGCGCATCACCCAGATCCTCGAGGGGATCGACAGCATCACCACCGACGAGAAAGAGAAGGCGCTGCTGCGCTTCTGCGTCCGCGCATCGAAGAAAGACAACTACAAGATGCAACAGGAGGATATCGATGCCCTCAAGGCAGTGGGCTACAGCGACGTGCAGATCATCGAGGCCGTTGCCATCACCGGGTATTTCAACTACATCAATACCCTCTCCAACGTCTTCGGTCTGGGGCAGTGA
- a CDS encoding DUF1566 domain-containing protein: MIRVVSLLLMVSALAWAGWKRSGDTVIDTTAKLQWQDNAMAAKKDTVWKDARSYCANLELEGFSDWRLPTRAELQTLRKAAAAKKVGLKNTVSNAYWTSEIYRKMPINAWAVYWGNGHMFDTDRCDEAHVRCVRQR, from the coding sequence ATGATTCGAGTAGTTTCTCTGCTGCTCATGGTTTCCGCACTGGCCTGGGCCGGCTGGAAGCGCAGCGGTGACACGGTCATCGATACGACGGCCAAACTGCAGTGGCAGGACAATGCCATGGCGGCCAAGAAAGATACGGTCTGGAAAGATGCGCGCAGCTACTGCGCGAACCTGGAGCTTGAGGGCTTCAGTGACTGGCGCCTGCCGACACGGGCGGAACTTCAGACGCTGCGCAAGGCTGCCGCCGCGAAGAAGGTGGGGCTGAAAAACACGGTCTCCAACGCCTACTGGACCTCGGAGATCTACCGCAAAATGCCCATCAATGCCTGGGCCGTCTACTGGGGCAACGGCCACATGTTCGATACGGACCGCTGCGACGAAGCGCATGTGCGCTGCGTCCGCCAGCGCTAG